Genomic DNA from Leptotrichia wadei:
ACATTAATGAAAATGGAAATTACAGTTGATGAAGTAATCAAAACGATACACGGACACCCTACTTATTCAGAAGCATTGTTTGAAGCATGTGCAGATGTTTTAGGGGAAGCTGTTCATTTACCTAAAAAAAGAAAATAGAATGAAAGAGGGCTATTTGTTATGATTTATTATATCAGTAAAACTCATGATACCGCATTTAATATTGCTTTGGAAGAATATTGCTTCAAAAATTTAAGAGATGAAGACGAAATATTTTTGTTGTGGATAAATGAGCCTTCGATAATTGTTGGGAAGTATCAGAATACGATTGAGGAAATTAATACGGAATATACGAGAGAAAAAGGGATTCATGTAATTCGTAGAATTTCTGGTGGAGGAGCAGTTTATCACGATTTAAATAATTTGAACTATACAATTATTTCTAATAGAGATAAAGGACAGGAAGGTTTCAATTTTAAAGAATTTTCAAAGCCTATAATTGAAACATTGGCAGAATTAGGAGTGGAAGCCGAATTTACAGGAAGAAATGATCTGGAAATAGATGGTCAAAAATTTTGCGGAAATGCACAGGCTTACATAAAAGACAGAGTAATGCATCACGGCTGCCTTTTATTCAATGTTGATTTTAGTGCTTTGGGAAATGCTCTGAAAGTTTCTAAAGATAAAATAGAATCAAAAGGTGTAAAATCTGTTAGAAGTAGAGTTACGAATATATTG
This window encodes:
- a CDS encoding lipoate--protein ligase; amino-acid sequence: MIYYISKTHDTAFNIALEEYCFKNLRDEDEIFLLWINEPSIIVGKYQNTIEEINTEYTREKGIHVIRRISGGGAVYHDLNNLNYTIISNRDKGQEGFNFKEFSKPIIETLAELGVEAEFTGRNDLEIDGQKFCGNAQAYIKDRVMHHGCLLFNVDFSALGNALKVSKDKIESKGVKSVRSRVTNILPHLKTPITVEEFGDKIMEYMKKQYPDMKEYVFSKEELDYIAKRAEVKRSWEWNYGESPEFNITRGKRFKNGKIQIFATVENSRIKNIKFYGDFFGKNEDLSEIENLLKNVKYTVEDVKKKLESIDIGEYFSKFTVDEIVEVIVE